A single Micromonospora sp. CCTCC AA 2012012 DNA region contains:
- a CDS encoding CDP-alcohol phosphatidyltransferase family protein, whose protein sequence is MHSATLAEPSRPTVTDFHRVNRGGGLFSESVSQWLGAVFALVAQRLGLRPTALTITNLLLGLAASVTVVALAPEVAAGSVPAWVVGLVALVGWQVAYALDCADGQLARVTGQGSPAGARVDVLCDVAAQIALVTALGATAVAQRPSTPTWLVAVFAGTWMVNLVTSVMQAGPNAASMVTSTSLPVRLVKLVRDYGAVIFLAGLVLIFAPALTVWVIVAFTVVNGGFLLASIAFSARASLR, encoded by the coding sequence GTGCACTCCGCGACCTTGGCTGAGCCGTCCCGCCCCACCGTCACCGACTTCCACCGGGTGAACCGGGGCGGCGGCCTGTTCAGCGAGTCGGTCAGCCAGTGGCTGGGCGCGGTCTTCGCGCTGGTCGCCCAGCGGCTCGGGCTGCGCCCGACCGCGCTGACCATCACCAACCTGCTGCTCGGCCTGGCCGCCTCGGTCACCGTGGTCGCGCTCGCCCCCGAGGTCGCCGCCGGTTCCGTCCCGGCCTGGGTGGTCGGGCTGGTCGCGCTGGTCGGCTGGCAGGTCGCGTACGCCCTGGACTGCGCCGACGGGCAGCTCGCCCGGGTGACCGGTCAGGGCAGCCCGGCCGGTGCGCGGGTCGACGTGCTCTGTGACGTGGCCGCCCAGATCGCCCTGGTCACCGCCCTCGGGGCGACCGCCGTGGCGCAGCGTCCGTCGACGCCGACCTGGCTGGTGGCGGTCTTCGCCGGCACCTGGATGGTCAACCTGGTCACCTCGGTGATGCAGGCCGGCCCCAACGCGGCCAGCATGGTCACCTCGACCTCCCTGCCCGTACGCCTGGTGAAGCTGGTCCGCGACTATGGCGCGGTCATCTTCCTGGCCGGCCTGGTGCTGATCTTCGCGCCCGCGCTGACGGTCTGGGTGATCGTCGCCTTCACCGTCGTCAACGGCGGCTTCCTGCTGGCCAGCATCGCCTTCTCCGCCCGCGCCTCGCTGCGCTGA
- a CDS encoding iron-containing alcohol dehydrogenase family protein, with translation MPLLARTILTPLHIDVRRGAVADLAAILVDGRISSGGDVAVVVGPGQGEQIAELIRPSLRSADVFTVAGGSLDAADDLGAKLRARSYDAVVGIGGGKTIDVAKYAATRRGLPMVTVATSLANDGIASPVASLITDGIKGSYGVHIPIAVIVDLDFVEAGPERHNRAGIGDVVSNISALADWELARQVRGEPVDGLAASLARMGAEAVLAHRGDMTDDAFVTVLAEALISSGLAMAVCGTSRPSSGGCHEIMHAIDALFPGTASHGELAGLGALFCTFLRGDDRRFAEMSACLSRHQLPRLPADVGLTDDQFVEAVQFAPATRPDRYTILEHLAMSPTETRERLADYAGALRDLG, from the coding sequence GTGCCGCTACTAGCCCGGACGATCCTCACCCCGCTGCACATCGACGTGCGGCGGGGTGCGGTGGCGGATCTGGCCGCGATCCTGGTCGACGGGCGGATCTCGTCCGGCGGCGACGTGGCGGTGGTGGTCGGCCCCGGGCAGGGCGAGCAGATCGCCGAGCTGATCCGGCCGTCGTTGCGTTCGGCGGACGTGTTCACCGTGGCCGGCGGCTCGCTGGACGCCGCCGACGACCTGGGCGCGAAGCTGCGCGCCCGCTCGTACGACGCGGTGGTGGGGATCGGCGGCGGCAAGACCATCGACGTGGCGAAGTACGCCGCCACCCGGCGCGGCCTACCGATGGTGACCGTGGCGACGAGCCTGGCGAACGACGGCATCGCCTCCCCGGTGGCGAGCCTGATCACCGACGGGATCAAGGGCTCGTACGGGGTGCACATCCCGATCGCGGTGATCGTGGATCTGGACTTCGTGGAGGCCGGCCCGGAGCGGCACAACCGGGCGGGCATCGGCGACGTGGTGAGCAACATCAGCGCGCTGGCCGACTGGGAGCTGGCCCGGCAGGTACGCGGCGAGCCGGTCGACGGCCTGGCCGCCTCGCTGGCCCGGATGGGCGCGGAGGCGGTGCTGGCGCACCGGGGCGACATGACCGACGACGCGTTCGTCACCGTGCTCGCCGAGGCGTTGATCTCCAGCGGCCTGGCGATGGCGGTCTGCGGCACGAGCCGCCCGTCCAGCGGCGGCTGCCACGAGATCATGCACGCGATCGACGCGCTCTTCCCCGGCACCGCCTCGCACGGTGAGCTGGCCGGGCTGGGGGCGCTCTTCTGCACGTTCCTGCGGGGCGACGACCGCCGCTTCGCCGAGATGTCGGCCTGCCTGTCCCGGCACCAGCTGCCCCGGCTCCCTGCCGACGTAGGACTGACCGACGACCAGTTCGTCGAGGCGGTGCAGTTCGCCCCGGCGACCCGCCCGGACCGCTACACCATCCTGGAGCACCTGGCGATGTCGCCTACCGAGACGCGGGAGCGGCTGGCAGACTACGCCGGTGCACTCCGCGACCTTGGCTGA
- a CDS encoding phosphocholine cytidylyltransferase family protein, with product MIGMVLAAGAGRRLRPYTDTLPKALVPVDGEITILDIALRNLAEVGLTEVVIVVGYAADAVVARQAALEEKYGVTITLVHNDKAEEWNNAYSLWLAREHFARGVLLVNGDTVHPVSVEKTLLAERGPGILLAVDTIKELAEEEMKTTFDAAGQLTRITKLMDPGEAYGEYIGATLIEPQVAGALADALEATWRRDPNLYYEDGYQEFAERGGEVRAAPIGDVSWVEVDNHADLARAREIACRY from the coding sequence ATGATCGGGATGGTGCTCGCGGCCGGTGCGGGGCGCCGACTGCGCCCGTACACCGACACCCTGCCCAAGGCGTTGGTGCCGGTGGACGGTGAGATCACCATCCTGGACATCGCGCTGCGCAACCTCGCCGAGGTCGGGCTGACCGAGGTGGTGATCGTGGTCGGCTACGCGGCGGACGCGGTGGTCGCGCGGCAGGCCGCCCTGGAGGAGAAGTACGGCGTGACCATCACGCTGGTGCACAACGACAAGGCCGAGGAGTGGAACAACGCCTACTCGCTCTGGCTGGCCCGGGAGCACTTCGCCCGGGGCGTGCTGCTGGTCAACGGCGACACGGTGCACCCGGTGAGCGTGGAGAAGACCCTGCTGGCCGAGCGTGGTCCGGGCATCCTGCTGGCCGTCGACACCATCAAGGAGCTGGCCGAGGAGGAGATGAAGACCACCTTCGACGCGGCCGGTCAGCTCACCCGGATCACCAAGCTGATGGACCCGGGCGAGGCGTACGGGGAGTACATCGGCGCGACGCTGATCGAGCCGCAGGTGGCCGGTGCGCTGGCCGACGCCCTGGAGGCGACCTGGCGGCGCGACCCGAACCTCTACTACGAGGACGGCTACCAGGAGTTCGCGGAGCGGGGCGGCGAGGTGCGGGCGGCGCCGATCGGTGACGTGTCCTGGGTCGAGGTCGACAACCATGCCGACCTGGCCCGGGCGCGGGAGATCGCGTGCCGCTACTAG
- a CDS encoding NUDIX hydrolase encodes MPTDPLRCAGALIVDDDGRLFFQRRSAERRLFPNCWDIVGGHLEPGEDVEDALRREVAEETGWSVSHVLGTVGEYRWTGDDGRERVETDLLVRVDGDLARPRLEAGKHTEFRWLGEGDVGVLDEHRDVDDGQLRRIAEDAFAALRSIGL; translated from the coding sequence GTGCCCACCGACCCTCTCCGCTGCGCCGGCGCGCTGATCGTGGACGACGACGGCCGCCTCTTCTTCCAGCGCCGGTCCGCCGAGCGGCGCCTCTTCCCCAACTGCTGGGACATCGTCGGCGGCCACCTCGAACCGGGCGAGGACGTCGAGGACGCCCTGCGCCGGGAGGTCGCCGAGGAGACCGGTTGGAGCGTCTCCCACGTGCTCGGGACGGTGGGCGAATACCGCTGGACCGGCGACGACGGGCGGGAACGGGTGGAGACGGATCTGCTCGTCCGGGTGGACGGCGACCTGGCCCGACCGCGGCTGGAGGCGGGGAAGCACACCGAGTTCCGTTGGTTGGGCGAGGGCGACGTGGGGGTGCTGGACGAGCACCGGGACGTCGATGACGGGCAGCTCCGGCGGATCGCCGAGGACGCCTTCGCCGCGCTCCGTTCGATCGGTCTGTGA
- a CDS encoding CBS domain-containing protein, producing the protein MQVREAMSSDVLVVGPEHTLREAARMMSARGVGSAVVIDPDSEGVGIMTERDVLNAIGAGLDCDVERTAAHLTWDAVYAGPDWTVEEAAAAMARGGFRHLVVLEGREVTGVISVRDLMRVWARDRTPTRA; encoded by the coding sequence ATGCAGGTTCGAGAAGCGATGTCCAGCGACGTGCTCGTGGTCGGTCCGGAGCACACGCTCCGCGAGGCGGCCCGGATGATGTCGGCCCGCGGTGTCGGGTCGGCGGTCGTGATCGACCCGGACTCCGAGGGAGTGGGGATCATGACCGAACGCGACGTGCTCAACGCGATCGGCGCCGGCCTGGACTGCGACGTCGAACGTACCGCCGCCCACCTGACCTGGGACGCGGTCTATGCCGGCCCGGACTGGACGGTGGAGGAGGCGGCCGCCGCCATGGCGCGTGGCGGCTTCCGGCACCTGGTGGTCCTGGAGGGCCGGGAGGTGACCGGGGTGATCTCGGTACGCGACCTGATGCGGGTCTGGGCCCGCGACCGCACCCCGACCCGGGCCTGA
- a CDS encoding malectin domain-containing carbohydrate-binding protein produces the protein MSALGAAILGIATLFTPTPALAAGPGHDTLVSDVSSSLSPNIIDGNVVAIYDAGTKIIAAGSFTQAQNRGSSQPVVTQKYLLAFDKATGKIDTAFAPVLDRAVTAVIAGPTPGTFYVAGEFTTISGVNKRKLALLNVADGSLVTTFKAPAFNGTVNDIAKVGDRLLVGGIFSTAGTATRNGLASVDATTGALDDYLTTSLTEHHNWTTGSTGASAGIGPEKLAVSPDGTQLVVIGNFKKADGVVHDQIVRIKLGDTSTSIVDWNTDSYSPACKSAAFDSYVRDVAFSPSGKFFVVVTTGAPYPGTLCDSAARWETSATGAGQVPTWVNNSGGDTFLSTGISEEAVYVGGHFRWANNPYGKDQAAAGAVGRASIAALDPASGLPLSWNPGRNPRGYGVTEMLVTPEGLWLGSDQDWIGNFDAKRGKIAFFPLSGGNAPHSTSTKGLPGNVYQAGRAAQTEVLYRINAGGPTVNAIDGGPDWAGDTATAPSPFHNTGSAVSTYTTNATFDSTVPSSTPISLFNSERWDQNTAPDMQWDLPVQAGTRVDVRLYLANRYAGTGTVGKRKFDVSIDGVLKLNDFDPVAAAGGTDKGTMRSFSVVSDGMVDVDFGRVLENPLVQGIEVVKTAPTPTASDVLYRVNAGGDTLAASSGPSWAGDTTAAPSAYHNTGSDVTAYTTNATLDSTVPAGTPVALYNAERWDQVTDPNMEWDFPVPAGQQVQVRLYLANRYAGTATVGKRKFDVSIDGVLKLNDFDPVAEAGGTNRGTMRAFAVTSDGNVDVDFGRVLENPLVQGIEIVKIPAVPSATTANTVTKRSYDGTTTVGSPSTVANPDGTSWSTVKGAFWVGGDLFYGMNGALYRRSFDGTDFGSPSKLDPYHNAKWDLVQTGSAPEGQTYAGVTTNFYAEIPNVTGMFYSAGRMYYTLAGQSTLFWRWFTPDTGTVGAVRNTVTGTTAFADAGGVFLDGDTLYVVSRNTGNLSTMSWSSGAPTGAATVRSGPGVDDVDWRGTAVFVGP, from the coding sequence GTGTCCGCGCTCGGCGCCGCCATTCTCGGCATCGCCACGCTGTTCACCCCCACTCCCGCGCTCGCTGCGGGGCCCGGCCACGACACGCTGGTCTCGGACGTCTCGTCCAGCCTGTCGCCGAACATCATCGACGGCAACGTGGTGGCGATCTACGACGCCGGCACGAAGATCATCGCCGCCGGTTCGTTCACCCAGGCGCAGAACCGCGGCTCCTCGCAGCCCGTCGTGACGCAGAAGTACCTGCTCGCCTTCGACAAGGCGACCGGCAAGATCGACACCGCCTTCGCGCCGGTCCTCGACCGGGCGGTCACCGCGGTGATCGCCGGTCCCACCCCGGGGACCTTCTACGTCGCCGGTGAGTTCACCACGATCAGCGGGGTCAACAAGCGCAAGCTCGCCCTGCTGAACGTCGCGGACGGCTCGCTGGTCACCACCTTCAAGGCGCCGGCGTTCAACGGCACCGTCAACGACATCGCCAAGGTCGGTGACCGGCTGCTGGTCGGCGGCATCTTCAGCACCGCCGGCACCGCCACCCGCAACGGTCTGGCGTCGGTGGACGCCACCACCGGCGCGCTGGACGACTACCTCACCACGTCGCTGACCGAGCACCACAACTGGACCACCGGCAGCACCGGTGCCTCCGCCGGCATCGGCCCGGAGAAGCTCGCGGTCTCGCCGGACGGCACGCAACTGGTCGTCATCGGCAACTTCAAGAAGGCCGACGGCGTCGTCCACGACCAGATCGTCCGGATCAAGCTGGGCGACACCTCGACCAGCATCGTCGACTGGAACACCGACAGCTACTCGCCCGCCTGCAAGTCGGCCGCGTTCGACTCGTACGTGCGGGACGTGGCGTTCTCGCCGAGCGGCAAGTTCTTCGTCGTGGTGACCACCGGCGCTCCGTACCCGGGCACGCTCTGCGACTCCGCGGCCCGCTGGGAGACCTCGGCCACCGGTGCCGGCCAGGTGCCCACCTGGGTGAACAACAGCGGCGGCGACACCTTCCTCTCGACCGGAATCAGCGAGGAGGCCGTCTACGTCGGCGGTCACTTCCGTTGGGCCAACAACCCGTACGGCAAGGACCAGGCGGCGGCGGGCGCCGTCGGCCGGGCCAGCATCGCCGCGCTCGACCCGGCCAGCGGCCTGCCGCTGTCGTGGAACCCGGGCCGCAACCCCCGCGGCTACGGCGTGACCGAGATGCTGGTCACCCCCGAGGGGCTCTGGCTCGGCAGCGACCAGGACTGGATCGGCAACTTCGACGCCAAGCGCGGAAAGATCGCCTTCTTCCCGCTCTCCGGTGGCAACGCCCCGCACTCCACCAGCACCAAGGGCCTGCCGGGCAACGTCTACCAGGCCGGCCGGGCGGCGCAGACCGAGGTGCTCTACCGGATCAACGCCGGTGGCCCGACGGTCAACGCCATCGACGGCGGCCCGGACTGGGCCGGTGACACCGCCACCGCGCCGAGCCCGTTCCACAACACCGGCAGCGCCGTCTCGACGTACACGACGAACGCCACGTTCGACTCGACCGTCCCGAGCAGCACGCCGATCTCGCTGTTCAACAGCGAGCGGTGGGACCAGAACACCGCCCCGGACATGCAGTGGGACCTGCCGGTCCAGGCGGGCACCCGGGTCGACGTCCGGCTCTACCTGGCCAACCGGTACGCCGGCACCGGGACGGTGGGCAAGCGGAAGTTCGACGTCAGCATCGACGGCGTACTCAAGCTGAACGACTTCGACCCGGTGGCCGCGGCGGGCGGCACCGACAAGGGCACGATGCGGTCCTTCTCGGTGGTCAGTGACGGCATGGTCGACGTCGACTTCGGTCGCGTCCTGGAGAACCCGCTCGTCCAGGGCATCGAGGTGGTCAAGACCGCGCCGACGCCGACCGCGTCCGACGTGCTCTACCGGGTCAACGCCGGTGGCGACACGCTGGCCGCGTCCAGCGGGCCGAGCTGGGCCGGCGACACCACCGCCGCGCCGAGCGCCTACCACAACACCGGCAGCGACGTGACCGCCTACACCACCAACGCCACGCTGGACTCGACGGTGCCCGCGGGCACCCCGGTGGCGCTCTACAACGCCGAGCGCTGGGACCAGGTGACCGACCCGAACATGGAGTGGGACTTCCCGGTCCCCGCGGGTCAGCAGGTCCAGGTGCGGCTCTACCTCGCCAACCGGTACGCCGGCACCGCGACGGTGGGCAAGCGGAAGTTCGACGTCAGCATCGACGGCGTACTCAAGCTGAACGACTTCGACCCGGTCGCCGAGGCCGGTGGCACCAACCGGGGCACCATGCGCGCCTTCGCCGTCACCAGTGACGGCAACGTCGACGTCGACTTCGGTCGCGTGCTCGAGAACCCGCTGGTCCAGGGCATCGAGATCGTCAAGATCCCGGCCGTCCCGTCGGCCACCACGGCCAACACGGTGACCAAGCGCTCGTACGACGGCACGACCACGGTCGGCTCGCCGTCCACGGTCGCCAACCCGGACGGCACCTCCTGGTCCACCGTCAAGGGCGCCTTCTGGGTGGGTGGCGACCTGTTCTACGGCATGAACGGCGCGCTCTACCGCCGCTCGTTCGACGGCACCGACTTCGGCAGCCCGTCCAAGCTGGACCCGTACCACAACGCCAAGTGGGACCTGGTGCAGACCGGTTCGGCCCCCGAGGGGCAGACCTACGCCGGGGTCACCACGAACTTCTACGCCGAGATCCCGAACGTGACCGGCATGTTCTACAGCGCCGGCCGGATGTACTACACGCTGGCCGGTCAGAGCACCCTGTTCTGGCGCTGGTTCACCCCGGACACCGGCACCGTCGGCGCGGTGCGCAACACCGTCACGGGCACCACGGCCTTCGCCGACGCCGGTGGCGTCTTCCTGGACGGCGACACGCTCTACGTCGTCTCCCGGAACACCGGCAACCTCTCCACGATGAGCTGGTCGAGCGGGGCCCCGACGGGTGCCGCCACGGTGCGCAGCGGCCCGGGCGTGGATGACGTGGACTGGCGCGGCACGGCGGTCTTCGTCGGTCCGTGA
- a CDS encoding glycoside hydrolase family 26 protein, translated as MAAVLTLALVGPAVAACDSEQPDRQQQPGPTATAPTVEPRTAPVRTTGLGPEPPAEGAWLGAWVKPQFHTATGRATALEEFDRAAGGKLALAHMFHQWNEPFPGATEQAFQNLGKLQMISWQGTDTRSTTSGIYDSMIRQRAQELKAFGVPVLLRYRWEMDRPNLAASIHSPEDYVAAWKHIRAIFTEVGVTNAGWVWCPHADGFAEDERAAEAYYPGDDQVDWLCADVYPSPEWNSFSNRMDHFMAFAQKHPRPVVIGEFGLTQEGRPGQRAGWLREVGPYLKKHPQIKAALYFAAKQTQKPLYDSTFGNDPESAKVFREMATDPYFTQPPPDLSPSVGASATPAR; from the coding sequence ATGGCGGCTGTGCTCACTCTGGCCCTGGTGGGCCCGGCGGTGGCGGCGTGCGACTCGGAGCAGCCGGACCGGCAGCAACAGCCGGGCCCGACGGCGACGGCGCCCACTGTGGAGCCGCGTACGGCTCCGGTGCGGACCACCGGGCTGGGACCGGAGCCGCCGGCGGAGGGCGCCTGGCTGGGTGCCTGGGTGAAGCCGCAGTTCCACACCGCGACCGGGCGGGCCACCGCGCTGGAGGAGTTCGACCGGGCCGCCGGCGGCAAGCTCGCGCTGGCGCACATGTTCCACCAGTGGAACGAGCCGTTCCCGGGCGCGACGGAGCAGGCCTTCCAGAACCTGGGCAAGCTCCAGATGATCTCCTGGCAGGGCACCGACACCCGCTCCACGACCAGCGGCATCTACGACTCGATGATCCGTCAGCGGGCCCAGGAGCTGAAGGCGTTCGGCGTGCCGGTGCTGCTGCGGTACCGCTGGGAGATGGACCGGCCCAACCTGGCGGCGAGCATCCACTCGCCGGAGGACTACGTGGCCGCGTGGAAGCACATCCGGGCCATCTTCACCGAGGTCGGGGTCACCAACGCCGGCTGGGTGTGGTGCCCGCACGCGGACGGCTTCGCCGAGGACGAGCGGGCCGCCGAGGCGTACTACCCCGGTGACGACCAGGTGGACTGGCTCTGCGCCGACGTCTATCCGAGCCCGGAGTGGAACAGCTTCAGCAACCGGATGGACCACTTCATGGCCTTCGCCCAGAAGCACCCCCGGCCCGTGGTGATCGGCGAGTTCGGTCTCACCCAGGAGGGCCGGCCGGGGCAGCGGGCCGGCTGGTTGCGCGAGGTCGGGCCCTATCTGAAGAAGCACCCGCAGATCAAGGCCGCCCTCTACTTCGCCGCGAAGCAGACCCAGAAACCGCTGTACGACAGCACGTTCGGCAACGACCCGGAGAGCGCGAAGGTCTTCCGGGAGATGGCGACCGACCCGTACTTCACGCAGCCGCCGCCCGACCTCTCCCCGTCCGTCGGGGCGTCGGCCACCCCGGCTCGATGA
- a CDS encoding sulfotransferase family protein: MTSSTPLAPHTGLSAVKAAKLAAVGLVADRKERRELERPVPATNRKLSLKVERPIFILGAPRSGTTFLGSCVGALPEVSYHFEPRLTKAVARCVYEGSWTPQRAARYFRGYYGALLAASGHGGLRFAEKDPENCFIVPFLTEVFPDAVFLHVYRDGRDVAVSHAEQPWLNASSTGTGRSGRGGTPWGAAPRFWVEPERHEEFSRVSDLARSAWMWRRFTGSALTQLAELPADRVRHLRYEDIVSRPAEAAEVVADFLQVEDAAGRQALHARFGKARPNSVGRWRARLDENDLADVRAQAEPLLTELGYTT, from the coding sequence ATGACCAGCAGCACGCCCCTCGCCCCGCACACCGGCCTCTCCGCGGTGAAGGCCGCGAAGCTCGCCGCCGTCGGTCTGGTGGCGGACCGGAAGGAACGCCGCGAGTTGGAGCGGCCGGTTCCCGCCACCAACCGGAAGCTGAGCCTGAAGGTCGAGCGGCCCATCTTCATCCTCGGCGCGCCGCGCTCCGGCACCACCTTCCTGGGCAGCTGCGTCGGCGCGCTGCCGGAGGTGTCCTACCATTTCGAGCCGCGGCTGACGAAGGCCGTGGCGCGCTGCGTCTACGAGGGCAGTTGGACGCCGCAGCGGGCGGCCCGTTACTTCCGCGGCTACTACGGGGCGCTGCTGGCCGCCTCCGGGCACGGCGGGCTGCGGTTCGCGGAGAAGGACCCGGAGAACTGCTTCATCGTGCCGTTCCTCACCGAGGTCTTCCCGGACGCGGTCTTCCTGCACGTCTACCGGGACGGCCGGGACGTGGCGGTGTCGCACGCCGAGCAGCCGTGGCTGAACGCCTCCTCCACCGGCACCGGCAGGAGTGGCCGGGGCGGTACGCCGTGGGGCGCCGCACCCCGGTTCTGGGTGGAGCCGGAGCGGCACGAGGAGTTCAGCCGGGTCTCCGACCTGGCCCGTTCGGCCTGGATGTGGCGGCGGTTCACCGGCAGCGCGCTGACCCAGTTGGCCGAGCTGCCCGCCGACCGGGTGCGCCACCTGCGCTACGAGGACATCGTCAGCCGCCCCGCGGAGGCGGCCGAGGTGGTCGCGGACTTCCTGCAGGTCGAGGACGCGGCGGGGCGGCAGGCGCTGCACGCCCGCTTCGGCAAGGCCCGGCCGAACTCGGTGGGCCGGTGGCGGGCCCGGCTCGACGAGAACGACCTGGCCGACGTGCGGGCGCAGGCCGAACCACTGCTGACGGAACTCGGCTACACCACGTGA
- a CDS encoding lipopolysaccharide biosynthesis protein, whose amino-acid sequence MTRTDAGDAPTVILPAVGGPAAPGAGLGGAARQGFANLVGVGIAAVAGFGLNIVITRGWSVRDAGMFFAATSAFMIAVSAARLGTDVGTVYFVSRQRTLGQRDRIRGTILVGLLPVLAVGTLLAGVGWLAAPALARLTMPEAGPGAVTALRVLLAFVPLAALSDYALAACRGFGQMRPLLTVERLGRTLIQFVAVATAAWLGLSATRALPLAWAVPYLFAAAVALAWLGRLVRRAEREVSRPVPTAELAGPFWRFTGPRALSSLAAIIVQRLDIVLLSALRGPADAAVYTAATRFLALGQLSSVALAGSVQHRMAAAFARSDTAEARQLYQAATGWLVLLSWPAYLIFAAFAGPMLSLFGSGYGAGRRVVLLLALTMLVATGCGMVDMVLNMAGRTAWTFYNAMAGTVVNVVTNVALIPVYGVLGAALAWTASILVTNLVPLAQLWWSLRLHPFGRGTRTAMALAVVCFGLPLGLASLLGAGAPLLAVVAVAGAAAYLAGAWRWRTTLHLDALRTLRRGRNRSGPTPAAQS is encoded by the coding sequence GTGACAAGGACGGACGCCGGTGACGCCCCGACGGTGATCCTGCCGGCCGTCGGCGGACCCGCCGCGCCCGGCGCGGGCCTGGGCGGCGCGGCCCGGCAGGGCTTCGCGAACCTGGTCGGGGTCGGCATCGCGGCGGTGGCCGGCTTCGGGCTGAACATCGTCATCACCCGGGGCTGGTCGGTCCGGGACGCGGGCATGTTCTTCGCCGCGACGAGCGCCTTCATGATCGCCGTGTCGGCGGCCCGGCTGGGCACCGACGTCGGCACCGTCTATTTCGTCAGTCGGCAGCGCACGCTCGGCCAGCGGGACCGGATCCGGGGCACGATCCTGGTCGGGCTGCTGCCGGTGCTGGCCGTCGGGACACTGCTCGCCGGGGTGGGCTGGCTGGCCGCGCCGGCGCTGGCCCGGCTGACCATGCCGGAGGCCGGTCCGGGCGCGGTGACCGCGCTGCGCGTCCTGCTGGCCTTCGTGCCGCTGGCCGCGCTCAGCGACTACGCGCTCGCCGCCTGCCGGGGCTTCGGGCAGATGCGTCCGCTGCTCACCGTGGAGCGGCTCGGTCGTACGCTGATCCAGTTCGTGGCGGTCGCGACGGCCGCCTGGCTGGGTCTGTCGGCCACCCGCGCGTTGCCGCTGGCCTGGGCGGTCCCCTATCTGTTCGCCGCCGCGGTGGCGCTGGCCTGGCTGGGTCGACTGGTCCGGCGCGCCGAACGGGAGGTCTCCCGGCCGGTGCCGACGGCCGAGCTGGCCGGGCCCTTCTGGCGGTTCACCGGGCCCCGGGCGTTGAGCAGCCTGGCGGCCATCATCGTGCAGCGACTCGACATCGTGCTGCTGAGCGCGCTGCGCGGGCCGGCCGACGCGGCGGTCTACACGGCCGCGACCCGGTTCCTCGCGCTGGGCCAACTCTCCAGCGTGGCGCTGGCCGGCTCGGTGCAGCACCGGATGGCCGCCGCCTTCGCCCGCTCCGACACCGCCGAGGCGCGGCAGCTCTACCAGGCCGCCACGGGCTGGCTGGTGCTGCTCTCCTGGCCGGCGTACCTGATCTTCGCGGCGTTCGCCGGGCCGATGCTGTCGCTCTTCGGCTCCGGCTACGGCGCGGGCCGCCGGGTGGTGCTGCTGCTCGCGCTGACCATGCTGGTGGCGACCGGCTGCGGCATGGTGGACATGGTGCTCAACATGGCCGGGCGGACCGCGTGGACCTTCTACAACGCGATGGCCGGCACGGTGGTCAACGTGGTCACCAACGTCGCGCTCATCCCGGTGTACGGCGTCCTCGGCGCCGCCCTGGCCTGGACCGCGTCCATCCTGGTCACCAACCTGGTGCCGTTGGCCCAGCTCTGGTGGTCGCTGCGGCTGCACCCGTTCGGCCGCGGCACCCGTACCGCGATGGCCCTCGCCGTCGTCTGCTTCGGCCTCCCGTTGGGGCTGGCCAGCCTGCTCGGTGCCGGGGCACCGCTGCTCGCCGTGGTGGCCGTGGCCGGCGCGGCGGCGTACCTGGCCGGTGCCTGGCGCTGGCGGACCACCCTGCACCTCGACGCGCTCCGCACGCTGCGGCGCGGCCGGAACCGTTCCGGCCCGACGCCCGCCGCACAGTCGTGA